The Candidatus Bathyarchaeota archaeon genomic interval GTAGGTTTCATCTTTGTATCGTGATTTAACTTCGCGGGCGTCACCTTTCTCGACGACTTGAGCTTCAACACTGACCCGCTTCATTCCATCTTGTAAATCCTTAATCGCGACCATTACTAATTCTGCTCCTAAGCTGTTCGCTTAACGGTTCTATCTTACAAAAATATAAATCTTGCCTACAAACAAGCGGCTAAACCAAAAAAACACAAAAAAAGGAAAAGAAGGGATGAATTATGCGCCTACGCCAAGGAAAAGCAACGCGATAAGCGTTACGGCGACGCTGACGGCGCCTATGCCGATGCGTTTAACAGGCGAAAACTCTGGTTTTACCGTGCCTACCAGTATGACGGCAAGGATTGCCAGCCACACATAGGATAAAAAGAACATGGTAACGGTTATGCCTGAGAAGATGGCATTATTAGCTGAAGTAGTTGCGATGGCGGCTTGTGACGACGCAAACAGGGAGCTTCCTGCGCCTGAGGGATAGAATATCGCTCCGTAAGGTGTTAAGCTAAGTCCAGGCCACACGTCAAACGGATAATACATTGTGGGCAAAGTCAACGTGGCGATGAGGTTAATTGCGGCGCGTATAACCATGACAAAGAGTGCGAATCCTAAGGCAAGGAAAATCGGTTTCCATGTGATTTCGGTTTTCAGACCTTTAAAGAACACATAGAGCATCACCGTCATGAGGAACCATGTGAAGAGGAACTGTAGTGAGAATTGCTGCAGGAAGTTAAGAAGGAAGCCCGTGCTGTTAAGTTCAATGAGTGTTTTGTATTGACCGCCGAAGAATAGGGCACCGATGTTGACGCTTACGTTAGAGTCCGCGGGGTAAGTGAATTGGAACTTTACCGAGGTAATGTTGCTCCACATAGGAGAACCAGAAGCGGTCCAGCCGTCTGCGTTGGGGCCAACTTGTATCGTGTAATTGTTCCATAATCCGTTTGCGGTCATGTTGGAGAGGGTGCCGGTTAAATCGTAAGTGTAATAGTTGGCGGTGTTTAGCGAGTAGAGGGTCACGGTGGCGCTTTGAGGCGCAGCATTGGGTGAAACCTGTTGCAGAATCATGGTTAGGTTAGTGAAGCCTGTGGAGCCGCTGCAATCAACGTTTACGTTGGCGTAGTTGGGTATGCTGCTTAACGCTGACGCGGCATTGAGGGTAGCCTCCACATTTCCGTTGCCGGTGATGGCGAGGCTGCTGTTTCCAAACAGCTCAGGAATCAACCCGTAACCCGCTTCATAAACGGTGTAGTTGAAGAACGCAGCGTAATTGTTACTGACCGAGGAGCCTGAACCAGTCGTCCACATGGTTGAATTCGTGAAAACGGAGGAGTAACCTAGCGGCGGAGAACTCTGCTCGATTTGCGTTTTAGAAATCTGCGAGTACTCGTAGCCGATTTGTAAACCGATGAAAAGCACCAAGATTATGATGGCGCCCAAATATTTGGGGTTCGCTGTGATGCTTTTGAATGCTTTCTGCGGTGCATAAATAACTTTAATGATATCATCTAAACCCATCTTTTCGCTTCCCTGTCATGTCAAAATTCACTGGGATTTATTAAGCATTTGCCCAAAACCCTTTCAGCGTTAAATTAATCTATGCCGCACCGTTTGGGCAGTAACTTAATACATATTAAGTCAGGTTAACGCAAATTTAAAAAACTTCCTATATGAACTTCTGTATCAAATGTGAAGAAAGCGGCACACCGCTAAATAGCTAACAAAAATCGCCACAGGATATTTATGGGCTTTTCTTTTTCCACGACGACGCATCACGCAAGTTCTGCACTGGAGAATCCTCCCCATAACCATCTGAAGTCTGCGCTTTTTCTTTGTAGTTTTGCTCTGCCAGTTTGGCTTTGCCTTCTTTGCTGCTGAGTTCGACGCTGTTGCCCAGTTTGTAGATGGTTCTTCCGAGGCGTCTTTCACCCACAGTTCTTGTACATCGTCCCATAACCGAAAGATTTGCGGTCAAGGCTAAAATCTCTTCCGCATCAGCACCCTTATTTTGCGTAAGCTTCGACTAGGTCGCGTGCAGTGATGATGCCGACGAGTTTGTTGTCTTTGAGTATAGGTAAGCGTCGAATCTGCTTCATAGCCATAACCGTCGCCGCTTTATGTACACTTATCCCTGAAAGTACCGTCACCAGTTGTGAAGTCGCGTAGGAACCCACGGTTGCCTCCATAGCGTCGGGGTTGACTAGAAACGCGTTGAGCAGGTCGCGTTCGGTGAATATGCCTGATAGTTTTTCGTTTTTGGTTATAATCACGCTTCCGATGCGTTTGTCGCCCATGGTTTTTACGACTTCACCGACTGATATTGTGTGTTCGACGGTTTCTACTTCCCGCGTCATGAAATCGTCTACGAGCGCCTCTGTTTCGGGTATTTCCGGTAAGCTACGGATTAAGTCTGAGGCGGTCACGATGCCCATGAGTTTGTTGCAGTCTTGCACGGTGAGGCGGCATTTCTTTTTTATCATCATCTGCGCGGCTTCTTTGATTTTGGCGTTTATGCACACGCTCACTAGGGGGTAGGACATGAGTTCTTCTACTGTGATGTCGTTGGGGTTTTTTCCTTGAGCTAAAATTTTTGTTAAGAGGTCCCTTTCGGTGATTATGCCCACGGGGGTTTCATATTTTTTGACAACCAAGCTGCCGATGTGTTTTAGCCCCATGACTTTTGCGGCTTGCCCCATGGATTCTTCGGGGGGTATGGTGTATACTTTAGGGGTCATTATTTCTTGGACTAGTTTGTAGCGTTCTAAGTCTTTTTTGTATTGGTCGTAGGCGCTGTCGAGGATGCTGGGGAACTCTTTTTTAGAGTCTCGCAATAATCCCATAAAACCTCCTCAAATATACTAAGAGGGGTCTGCCCTATTTAATATTAATATTAGTAAGGTAAAAATGCTTTTAGATTAAAACACTGACTTGCATGCACTTTTAGCCTATCCCAAAACCCTATTTTTCCGTTTTAGGCTTAGGTTTGTTAGGGCTCTCTTCTTTATTTTGCTGGGTTAAGGGTTCAGCTACACTTTTGAAGGTGTCCTCGCATATGGCGGGTTTCCAGGTGCATATGCCCTCGATTATCTCGTCGAGGTAGTGGGCTAATTCTTCATTTTTTACTTCTTTGGCGCAGTGGACTTTGTAGGCTATTTTTCTCTTTTTGCGGCTTACAGTTATCGAAATAAGAACTTTTTCCTCGTCTGGTTTAGCAGGCGGTTGCATATTGTTATGTTGTTTGGTTTCTACATTTAAGTTTTTTATACTGTTATTCAATACGCAAAATCTTGCTTAAAAAATTCCTCTTTGCCGTAATGGTAGAGGTACAGTTAAAAGACCCCTATGCTCATTGAATAATTGGTGCCCGCTTGAAACTAGAAGTCACAACCATAAAACAAACCTTAATTATCCCAAAAGTGTCTCCCAAACAAGTCTACGACGCTTACGTTGACCCCAAAAAACAATCCGAATTCACCGAAAGTAAAGCCACAGGCAAACCCTCAGTCGGCGGCAAATTCAGCGCATGGGACGGCTACATCTTCGGCAAATACCTCGCTCTCGAAGACGGTAAACGTGTCGTTCAAGAATGGACCACTACCGATTGGGAGGAAGGCTATGGTCCCTCTAAGCTGGAGTTAACTTTCCGTGCAGTCCCCGAAGGAACCGAAATCACGCTGGTTCATTCTAACGTGCCTAAAATGCAGGAGTATGAGCTTGCCGAAGGCTGGACAGAAAATTACTGGAACCTCCTCAAAGAGTACCTCAACCCATAACTTTACTTTTCAAATACATTTTTCTTCTTTGATTGGGAGACGAGTAAGCCATCGTTTGCGTGCCCTGATTATCTTTTAGGTGCCGCTTTGCCTATCAAAATCTAACTTTGTTACTTCCGAATTTTTTGTATGGGTCTTTATTGTTTAGCGTTTTTTGTGGTTTAAGCCTATTATGATTTGGGTAAAATCTGGCAATAATTGTGAAAAACTCCTTAATAATCCTAGAACTCCCAGTCTTTAGGAAATGGGGAAACATGCCTGAACTCTCAGACTTAAGTCGCGTGGCTCTGACTTCCTTTCTCCTCAAATTGCATGCATATTCCTCGACGCACGTCGGCTTATTTCCTCTTTCCACTCTGCAGTGGCGAGAAGCTGAAAGGGCCTTGGAATACCAATAATTGGTGTTCTTTCTGTTTCAGTTTCCTTTCGTTCCCGGGGCTCCAGCAAATCTCGCCACGCATTTCCTTTTTTGACAACCTGTAGAAGCCCATAAATCTGTCCTAAAGGATAGTTTCCAATGCATGGATACTTCTTTATGCGGTCTTCTAAAACTTTCATCCTAGGCGTTTTTGGCGCTTTAGCCCCCCTTTTCTATCTGGTCGCGGTAATCGTCGGTGGGTATCTCTGGTCGGGTTACTCGCATTACAGCGAAACCGTAAGCACCTTGACCTCCGCTGGTGCACCTAATCAAAACATTATGGTGCCACTATTTGCCATCTACAACGTGTTCGTTTTGCTTCTATCTGTAGGGCTATTTTTCGGGATTAGACGCGGTAAAGCCGTTTGGGGTGCAGTATTTTTAGCCATCGCAGCGATAGCTGGATTAGTGCTTTTCTGGTTCCCACAAGATTACCCCCAAGGACCCCCAACCACCTTCACAGGAACAATGCATGTAGTTATTGCATCCGTGACCGCCTTTACCTCCCTCGCTTCCGTGCTCATCTACGGCTTAACCTTGCGAAAAAACCCTGATTGGAAACGGTTCGGGCAATTCTGCCTTATCTGGTTTCCGATTGCATTGATCCTTGGCGGATTCGGAGCCGCCTCAATTATGACGCCATATGCAGGTTTGGCAGAGCGTCTCTCGATAGGCTCAATCTTGCTCTGGATAGAAGTCGCCGCGCTCGTGTTAATCAAACATTCCTAAGCCCATTGCCGCAGGGGCTAAATACGTTTGTGTGTCTGATGGTTAAGTGGTCGATTCTAAAAAGTTGAGATGAATTCTCTTTGCATAGGCCACGGACAAAACATTCTGGCCATTCCAACGTTAATTTTTCTTATGTTAGGCAAGGAAACCATCTGGTCTTGCATTTCTAAGAAATGCTCAATATCGCGGATCATAAGAGTGTAGGTTAAGTCATGAAAACCGGCAGCCGTGATTATTCTATTCACATCGGGGGTCTGCGAGATTTTCTCGATATTTTCAGCAAGTGCCTCTTGAGAGAAAGATAACGTGAACGCTGCAAAGGCAAAGTACCCAATTTTGTTAGGGTCTATTTGAACAACCACTCTTAGGTCGCCGCTTTCTTTAAGCCTTTCATACCGTCTTACAATGGTTTCGGTTGACACACCAATCGGTTTTGCGATTTCGGCAAACGCTATGCGCCCATTAACTGCCAACTTGTCTATGATTGCCCTGTCGATTTCGTCGATTTCTACTCTTGGTTTCCTTTTAGAAAGGGCCGTTTCCCTTGAAACCGTTTTTTTTCTAACTGGGCATCTGTTAAAAACGGACAGGTTTTCAGGCATGTTCCTTGCTCCAGTCCAAATTGTCACTTCGGTATCGAGCACGAAGGGTTGCTTATGAATTAGTTTTTTCGTTTCGTCTAACTCTGTTATGTTGTTTAATGCTACTTCGGTTGAGACGGCTTGCTGAACTGTAAGGGGATATGCGTGGATAACGTGGGGAACTTCTTTTACTTTCTCCTGTACCTCAAACACCTTTCCTCTTTGAACGTTAAGTAAGATGTTAGCGACGAAGCTGCCACCGTAGCATCGAGCGCTGTTTTGGGTAGTGAAGCCTAAGATTACCCCTCTGGCTTTTAGTTGTTTGAATCTCTTGGCGATAACCTCTTTGGAGGTGTCGTTTTCTTGTGCAATTTCTGCAAATGTTTTCCTGCCATCGCTAAGCAAATCTGACAGAATTTGGAGATTTAATTCATCAATTTTAATGGCCATCTGTTCTAACATTCAAATTGTTTCCTAATTAATGTATTGTTGGCGCGACTTTATTTGAATAAATCATTTGTGGACTGTGCATTGTCTCAGACGTTTTGGTAAACTTTGTCTCAATAATTTTCCTCTTTTGATACGTTGCTTTTCTTCCGATTTTGATAACTGCCCTTTGAGCAGGCAAATAATCTTTTGTAGCGTAGCGGTCTTAAACGCTTTCTGAAGAGGGTTAACTCCTGAAAAATTAACACTTTTCTTACTCACGATATGTGAGTGAGTCTAATATTTCCTTCAGAAACAATTCAGGTTCCACTCTTCAAAAGAGAGAGAAATCAATATGAAAATACAAAAAACTAAATGTAAACCTACAATTTTCGCTATTCTTTTGCTATTAGCTATTGCCATACCGCTTTTCGCTGTTACACCCAGTGCTAACGCTCATGACCCTGCATGGAAAATGCCCACATACGCCTACGTCAGTGCTGCACCCGACCCAATTGGAGTCGGTCAAACCGCTAACATAGTGTTCTGGATTGACAAAGTCATGCCAACCGCAGCCGGTTATGCCGGTGACCGCTGGTTCTTCTTCCTTGATATCAAGGCACCTGACAATACAACAACAACCAAGGGACCCTTCACTTCTGACCCTGTCGGTGGAAGCTTTTACGCCTTTACACCTGAAGAAACTGGCACTTACACATTCACTGCTCGTTTCGGACCCCAAGTAATTACTGGAAGCAACGGAACAGGCATATACAACTATAACATTGCCATTAACGATACTTATCTGGCAAGCAGCGCAACAACGACCCTCACAGTGCAGGAAGAGCAGCTACCCGACCCAATCAACTACCCATTACCAACCGAATACTGGACACGTCCAATTGATGGCCAAAATACTCCCTGGTACACGATTGCATCAAACTGGCTTGGTTCTCCCCAGATATACGGGAAATATCAGGCAGGCGGTAGTGCACCCAACAGCGCCCACATAATGTGGACAAAACCATATGCGTTCGGTGGTGTGGTCGGCGGAGACCCGTCACAAACAGGTATCGAAGCCGCAACATATTACGACGGAACTGCATATGAAGGGGTATTCAATGGTCCGCTAATCATCCAAGGACGACTCTACTATGCTGTGCCGCTGAGTACCTCTAGAAGTGGCGGCGGATATGCCTGCGTAGATCTGCTTACTGGCGAAGAAATCTGGTGGCAGAATTACACGGTCAGCCCATCGTTTGGTCAACTATATGATTACGAGTCAATCAACCAGCACGGTGTCATCCGTAACGGCTACTTATGGGCATCTTCTGGTTCTTCAAACATTACAATGACAGCATATGACCCCATGACTGGTGCTTGGCTGTTCACTGAGACAAACGTTCCTGCAGGCACTCTATCTTACGGTCCAAACGGAGAAATATTACGCTATGTCCTCAACGCAAGCGGCAAATGGTTGGCTCTTTGGAATAACACTGCAGCACACGGATTAACAGGTTCAACAGTCTCTACCGATTATACCAGTACTGGCTATAATCAGTGGCGACCTATAGGTAAGACAGTTAATGCTGGCGACGGCTACACTTGGAACGTTTCAATACCCCAACTCATGACTGGCGCAACCATACAAGCAGTCATCAACGACGACATATTACTCGGCAGCAACGGCACACTTCCCACCCCTGGCAGCAGTTGGAGTCCCTACACAGTTTGGGCAATAAGTCTAAAACCCGAAAGCAGAGGACAAATGCTATGGATGAAAAACTATGATGCACCCGCAGGCAACATCACCTTAAGCTTTGCACCTGTGTTCATGAGCGAAT includes:
- a CDS encoding CBS domain-containing protein — translated: MGLLRDSKKEFPSILDSAYDQYKKDLERYKLVQEIMTPKVYTIPPEESMGQAAKVMGLKHIGSLVVKKYETPVGIITERDLLTKILAQGKNPNDITVEELMSYPLVSVCINAKIKEAAQMMIKKKCRLTVQDCNKLMGIVTASDLIRSLPEIPETEALVDDFMTREVETVEHTISVGEVVKTMGDKRIGSVIITKNEKLSGIFTERDLLNAFLVNPDAMEATVGSYATSQLVTVLSGISVHKAATVMAMKQIRRLPILKDNKLVGIITARDLVEAYAK
- a CDS encoding SRPBCC domain-containing protein; this encodes MKLEVTTIKQTLIIPKVSPKQVYDAYVDPKKQSEFTESKATGKPSVGGKFSAWDGYIFGKYLALEDGKRVVQEWTTTDWEEGYGPSKLELTFRAVPEGTEITLVHSNVPKMQEYELAEGWTENYWNLLKEYLNP
- a CDS encoding DUF998 domain-containing protein, which translates into the protein MHGYFFMRSSKTFILGVFGALAPLFYLVAVIVGGYLWSGYSHYSETVSTLTSAGAPNQNIMVPLFAIYNVFVLLLSVGLFFGIRRGKAVWGAVFLAIAAIAGLVLFWFPQDYPQGPPTTFTGTMHVVIASVTAFTSLASVLIYGLTLRKNPDWKRFGQFCLIWFPIALILGGFGAASIMTPYAGLAERLSIGSILLWIEVAALVLIKHS
- a CDS encoding Lrp/AsnC family transcriptional regulator, whose product is MLEQMAIKIDELNLQILSDLLSDGRKTFAEIAQENDTSKEVIAKRFKQLKARGVILGFTTQNSARCYGGSFVANILLNVQRGKVFEVQEKVKEVPHVIHAYPLTVQQAVSTEVALNNITELDETKKLIHKQPFVLDTEVTIWTGARNMPENLSVFNRCPVRKKTVSRETALSKRKPRVEIDEIDRAIIDKLAVNGRIAFAEIAKPIGVSTETIVRRYERLKESGDLRVVVQIDPNKIGYFAFAAFTLSFSQEALAENIEKISQTPDVNRIITAAGFHDLTYTLMIRDIEHFLEMQDQMVSLPNIRKINVGMARMFCPWPMQREFISTF
- a CDS encoding PQQ-binding-like beta-propeller repeat protein, which encodes MLLAIAIPLFAVTPSANAHDPAWKMPTYAYVSAAPDPIGVGQTANIVFWIDKVMPTAAGYAGDRWFFFLDIKAPDNTTTTKGPFTSDPVGGSFYAFTPEETGTYTFTARFGPQVITGSNGTGIYNYNIAINDTYLASSATTTLTVQEEQLPDPINYPLPTEYWTRPIDGQNTPWYTIASNWLGSPQIYGKYQAGGSAPNSAHIMWTKPYAFGGVVGGDPSQTGIEAATYYDGTAYEGVFNGPLIIQGRLYYAVPLSTSRSGGGYACVDLLTGEEIWWQNYTVSPSFGQLYDYESINQHGVIRNGYLWASSGSSNITMTAYDPMTGAWLFTETNVPAGTLSYGPNGEILRYVLNASGKWLALWNNTAAHGLTGSTVSTDYTSTGYNQWRPIGKTVNAGDGYTWNVSIPQLMTGATIQAVINDDILLGSNGTLPTPGSSWSPYTVWAISLKPESRGQMLWMKNYDAPAGNITLSFAPVFMSEYVDPTSRVFTMFDKEEIKWLGFSIDNGTKLWETETEAAFNYYADVGLTRFAVADGKLYSAGYAGVLYCYDLKTGAYLWNYTAFAGLDASYPGYPLGIGAIADGKVFLYTTEHSANSPHMKGVQFHCVNATSGDKIWTIDGYGTNNGIAIADGYMTYLNLYDMQMYTIGKGPSQTGVTASPKVSVQGSSVLIEGTVTDIAAGTTQNEQAGRFPNGVPAVSDESMTAWMDYVYMQKPMPTDVTGVEVQLAVIDGNGNYREIGTATSDANGCYSMPWLPDIPGKYTVIATFAGSESYYPSHAQTAFNVDEAVPTTAPTETPQSVADAYFVPAIAGLFVLVIVGFIVLALLLLRKHA